A genomic segment from Micromonospora echinaurantiaca encodes:
- a CDS encoding ABC transporter permease: MSLSPTEGVALAEIESTGDGPEERALVGRSPGQLVWSRLRRDRTALVSGVVLVVFVLLALGAPLVQRLYGVSPNEQFGELLDATGMPLGYVGGVSGDHWFGLEPGLGRDIFIRMIFGIRTSLLIALGAALITTTVGVVLGIISGYLGGVVDSVISWFTDVALAMPFLVFALAVVPTFSLRFYGPRDAVPTWFAVTTLIVVFAAFGWTSTARLVRGQVVSLREREFVEAARASGAGLGHMLFRQLLPNIWAPILVSFSLLVPSYVTGEAALSFLGVGLPESVPSFGRMIYRSIDYLQTDPAYVFFPGITIFALVLAFNLFGDALRDALDPKSSR; encoded by the coding sequence ATGAGCCTGTCCCCGACCGAGGGCGTGGCCCTGGCCGAGATCGAGTCCACCGGCGACGGTCCGGAGGAGAGGGCCCTGGTCGGCCGCTCGCCGGGCCAGCTCGTCTGGAGCCGGCTGCGGCGCGACCGGACCGCGCTGGTCAGCGGCGTGGTGCTGGTGGTCTTCGTGCTGCTGGCGCTGGGCGCGCCGCTGGTGCAGCGGCTGTACGGGGTGTCGCCGAACGAGCAGTTCGGCGAGCTGCTGGACGCCACCGGGATGCCGCTCGGCTACGTCGGCGGGGTCAGCGGCGACCACTGGTTCGGGCTGGAGCCCGGCCTGGGCCGGGACATCTTCATCCGGATGATCTTCGGGATCCGCACCTCGCTGCTGATCGCGCTCGGCGCGGCCCTGATCACCACGACCGTCGGGGTGGTGCTCGGCATCATCTCCGGCTACCTGGGCGGGGTGGTCGACTCGGTGATCAGCTGGTTCACCGACGTCGCGCTGGCGATGCCGTTCCTGGTCTTCGCGCTGGCCGTGGTGCCGACGTTCTCGCTGCGCTTCTACGGCCCGCGGGACGCGGTGCCGACCTGGTTCGCGGTCACCACGCTGATCGTGGTCTTCGCCGCGTTCGGGTGGACCAGCACCGCCCGGCTGGTCCGCGGCCAGGTGGTGTCGCTGCGCGAGCGGGAGTTCGTGGAGGCGGCCCGGGCCAGCGGCGCCGGGCTGGGGCACATGCTCTTCCGGCAGCTGCTGCCGAACATCTGGGCCCCGATCCTGGTGTCGTTCTCACTGCTGGTGCCGTCGTACGTGACCGGCGAGGCGGCGCTGTCCTTCCTCGGCGTCGGGCTGCCCGAGTCGGTGCCCAGCTTCGGTCGGATGATCTACCGCAGCATCGACTACCTGCAGACCGACCCGGCCTACGTCTTCTTCCCCGGCATCACGATCTTCGCGCTCGTGCTGGCGTTCAACCTCTTCGGCGACGCGCTGCGTGACGCGCTCGATCCGAAGTCGTCACGGTAA
- a CDS encoding ABC transporter permease: MVRFLLKRVLLAVSVLLAVSVVSFLMFFALPRDPVTGMCPKNCNAERLERVRTELGLNDPKVEQYANYMKGIFVGRDLGSAQGGECAAPCLGYSYVNSEAVTDTFARVLPVTLNIVIPAAVLWLAIGVGLGMVSALRRGSLLDRISIGLTLTFASLQLYFVGAVLLLIFVYALKILPTPRYVPIFENPVEWARGLVLAWVTLALLFSAIYARLSRAQMLETLSEDFVRTARAKGMPKRQVYGRHALRAAITPIVTIAGLDVGAALGGTVITETTFGIQGLGRTAVEAVRQGDLPTIMATVLISALFVVVANVVVDLLYAFIDPRVRLG; this comes from the coding sequence ATGGTGCGCTTCCTGCTGAAGCGGGTGCTGCTGGCGGTCTCGGTGCTGCTCGCGGTGAGCGTGGTCAGCTTCCTGATGTTCTTCGCGCTGCCCCGCGACCCGGTGACCGGCATGTGCCCGAAGAACTGCAACGCCGAGCGGCTGGAACGGGTGCGGACCGAGCTGGGGCTCAACGACCCGAAGGTCGAGCAGTACGCCAACTACATGAAGGGCATCTTCGTCGGCCGCGACCTGGGCAGCGCCCAGGGCGGCGAGTGCGCGGCGCCCTGCCTCGGCTACTCGTACGTCAACAGCGAGGCGGTCACGGACACCTTCGCCCGGGTGCTGCCGGTGACGCTGAACATCGTCATCCCGGCGGCGGTGCTCTGGCTCGCCATCGGGGTGGGGCTCGGCATGGTCTCGGCACTACGCCGGGGTTCGCTGCTGGACCGGATCTCGATCGGGCTGACCCTGACCTTCGCCTCGCTGCAGCTCTACTTCGTCGGCGCGGTGCTGCTGCTGATCTTCGTCTACGCGTTGAAGATCCTGCCGACACCACGCTACGTGCCCATCTTCGAGAATCCGGTGGAGTGGGCCCGCGGTCTGGTGCTGGCCTGGGTGACCCTGGCGCTGCTCTTCTCCGCGATCTACGCGCGGCTGTCCCGGGCGCAGATGCTGGAGACGCTCTCCGAGGACTTCGTCCGCACCGCGCGTGCCAAGGGCATGCCGAAGCGGCAGGTGTACGGGCGGCACGCGCTGCGCGCGGCGATCACGCCGATCGTCACCATCGCCGGTCTGGACGTCGGCGCGGCGCTCGGCGGCACGGTGATCACCGAGACCACGTTCGGCATCCAGGGCCTGGGCCGCACCGCCGTGGAGGCGGTCCGGCAGGGCGACCTGCCGACCATCATGGCCACCGTGTTGATCTCCGCCCTCTTCGTCGTCGTCGCCAACGTCGTCGTCGACCTGCTCTACGCCTTCATCGACCCGCGGGTACGGCTGGGCTGA
- a CDS encoding ABC transporter ATP-binding protein: MPESAPSGQPDDRPSVPEQRGTDAPYLRVDDLRVRFDTEDGVVRAVDGVSFAVQRGRTLGIVGESGSGKSVTSLAILGLHNPKRTTVTGEIHVGGRQLVGLPEGEVRRLRGRDMAMIFQDPLSALHPYYTVGKQIVEAYRVHHPRAGKREARQRAVDMLGRVGIPQPARRFDQYPHEFSGGMRQRAMIAMALVNDPELLIADEPTTALDVTVQAQILDLLADLQAEFHSAIIMITHDLGVVSQVADDVLVMYGGRAVEHGSVEQVLRRPQHPYTWGLLSSVPSLRGDADAELVPIRGNPPSLINLPSGCAFHPRCRYADRNGDRSRTEVPQLGPAGEDGHLVACHLPAAERTRLYQEDIAQVGVAR; this comes from the coding sequence ATGCCGGAGTCGGCGCCGTCCGGGCAACCGGACGACCGCCCCAGCGTGCCGGAGCAGCGCGGTACCGACGCGCCCTACCTGCGGGTGGACGACCTGCGGGTGCGGTTCGACACCGAGGACGGCGTAGTGCGCGCGGTCGACGGGGTGTCGTTCGCGGTGCAGCGCGGCCGGACGCTCGGCATCGTCGGCGAGTCCGGCTCGGGCAAGAGCGTGACCTCGCTGGCCATCCTCGGCCTGCACAACCCGAAGCGCACCACCGTCACCGGGGAGATCCACGTCGGCGGCCGCCAACTGGTCGGCCTGCCCGAGGGCGAGGTACGCCGGCTGCGCGGCCGGGACATGGCGATGATCTTCCAGGACCCGCTCTCCGCGCTGCACCCGTACTACACGGTGGGCAAGCAGATCGTCGAGGCGTACCGGGTGCACCACCCGCGGGCCGGCAAGCGGGAGGCCCGGCAGCGCGCGGTGGACATGCTCGGCCGGGTCGGCATCCCGCAGCCGGCGCGCCGGTTCGACCAGTACCCGCACGAGTTCTCCGGTGGCATGCGTCAGCGCGCGATGATCGCGATGGCGCTGGTCAACGACCCGGAGCTGCTGATCGCCGACGAGCCGACCACCGCGCTGGACGTCACCGTGCAGGCGCAGATCCTGGACCTGCTGGCCGACCTCCAGGCCGAGTTCCACTCCGCGATCATCATGATCACCCACGACCTCGGCGTGGTCAGCCAGGTCGCCGACGACGTGCTGGTGATGTACGGCGGCCGGGCGGTCGAGCACGGCAGTGTCGAGCAGGTGCTGCGCCGGCCGCAGCACCCGTACACCTGGGGGTTGCTCTCCAGCGTGCCGTCACTGCGCGGCGACGCGGACGCGGAGCTGGTGCCGATCCGGGGCAACCCGCCCAGCCTGATCAACCTGCCGTCCGGCTGCGCCTTCCACCCGCGCTGCCGGTACGCCGACCGCAACGGCGACCGGTCCCGCACCGAGGTGCCGCAGCTGGGGCCGGCCGGCGAGGACGGCCACCTGGTCGCCTGCCACCTGCCCGCCGCCGAGCGGACCCGGCTCTACCAGGAGGACATCGCACAGGTGGGGGTGGCGCGGTGA
- a CDS encoding ABC transporter substrate-binding protein produces MRARHLTAMGGAIALVVALGACSENTGENAAGVDTNTPRTGAIATDPKDSLGPAPEVPGATKGGTFYILRESKISHLDPQRVYSFAGLMGSQLYARYLTTFKDDGKGNVTLVGDLAETPGTNVNNDCKVWEFKIKQGVKFEDGRPITSKEVAYGIARSFDPDLTGGPTYIQEWLVDDPQYDTKWDFKANKTSLPPGLTTPDERTLRFEFNKPRCDLPFAVSLPATAPLPADKDTGVNLDNHPFSSGPYKITKHTPGVEMVLERNEHWDPATDAVRHQYPDKFVWSFGADNATQTNRVLAGTGNDAAAVATGGVPSELIAKVTGDPALKERMIVAATPNAYRLSINTSRVTDLAVRQAINHAIDRSSITKNLGGPYGAVPLTTLLPPTTLGYKQFDAYPAGETGNPEKAKEVLAGKTANLVLGTSDDTPSQETATQIKNALEKAGLTVTVKVIPEDGYLDHVKKKTNPWDLWVDSWAADWPSGASILPVLFDGRNIKAEGNSNTSQLNNDAINAEFDRVLALDPAKQAEEWSKLDERLMKESAPAVPLYTEVVSLAHGEKAGGVFVGSIFGWASFVNAYVKQ; encoded by the coding sequence ATGCGAGCAAGACACCTCACCGCCATGGGCGGTGCGATCGCACTGGTGGTTGCCCTCGGTGCGTGTAGCGAGAACACCGGCGAGAACGCCGCCGGCGTGGACACCAACACGCCGCGCACCGGCGCCATCGCGACCGACCCCAAGGACTCCCTCGGCCCGGCGCCGGAGGTGCCCGGTGCCACCAAGGGCGGCACCTTCTACATCCTGCGGGAGAGCAAGATCTCCCACCTGGACCCGCAGCGGGTCTACTCGTTCGCCGGCCTGATGGGGAGCCAGCTCTACGCCCGCTACCTCACCACCTTCAAGGACGACGGCAAGGGGAACGTGACCCTGGTCGGCGACCTGGCGGAGACCCCGGGCACCAACGTCAACAACGACTGCAAGGTCTGGGAATTCAAGATCAAGCAGGGCGTGAAGTTCGAGGACGGCCGGCCGATCACCAGCAAGGAGGTGGCGTACGGCATCGCCCGCTCCTTCGACCCGGACCTCACCGGCGGCCCGACCTACATCCAGGAATGGCTGGTCGACGACCCGCAGTACGACACCAAGTGGGACTTCAAGGCCAACAAGACGTCGCTGCCGCCGGGGCTGACCACGCCGGACGAGCGGACGCTGCGCTTCGAGTTCAACAAGCCCCGCTGTGACCTGCCGTTCGCCGTCTCGCTGCCGGCCACCGCGCCGCTGCCGGCGGACAAGGACACCGGCGTCAACCTGGACAACCACCCGTTCTCCTCGGGCCCGTACAAGATCACCAAGCACACGCCCGGCGTGGAGATGGTGCTCGAGCGCAACGAGCACTGGGACCCGGCCACCGACGCGGTGCGGCACCAGTACCCGGACAAGTTCGTCTGGTCCTTCGGCGCGGACAACGCCACCCAGACCAACCGGGTGCTCGCCGGCACCGGCAACGACGCCGCCGCGGTGGCCACCGGCGGTGTTCCGTCCGAGCTGATCGCCAAGGTCACCGGCGACCCCGCGCTCAAGGAGCGGATGATCGTCGCGGCCACGCCGAACGCGTACCGGCTGAGCATCAACACCAGCCGGGTCACCGACCTGGCGGTCCGCCAGGCGATCAACCACGCGATCGACCGCAGCAGCATCACCAAGAACCTCGGCGGCCCGTACGGCGCCGTGCCGCTCACCACGCTGCTGCCGCCCACCACGCTCGGCTACAAGCAGTTCGACGCCTACCCGGCCGGCGAGACCGGCAACCCGGAGAAGGCCAAGGAGGTGCTCGCCGGCAAGACCGCCAACCTGGTGCTCGGCACCTCCGACGACACCCCGTCGCAGGAGACCGCGACCCAGATCAAGAACGCCCTGGAGAAGGCCGGCCTCACCGTGACCGTCAAGGTCATCCCCGAGGACGGCTACCTCGACCACGTGAAGAAGAAGACCAACCCGTGGGACCTCTGGGTCGACTCGTGGGCGGCCGACTGGCCCAGCGGCGCCTCGATCCTGCCGGTGCTCTTCGACGGCCGGAACATCAAGGCCGAGGGCAACAGCAACACCTCGCAGCTGAACAACGACGCGATCAACGCGGAGTTCGACCGGGTGCTCGCGCTCGACCCGGCCAAGCAGGCCGAGGAGTGGAGCAAGCTGGACGAGCGGCTGATGAAGGAGTCGGCCCCGGCCGTGCCGCTGTACACCGAGGTGGTCTCGCTCGCCCACGGCGAGAAGGCCGGCGGCGTCTTCGTCGGCAGCATCTTCGGCTGGGCGAGCTTCGTGAACGCCTACGTCAAGCAGTGA
- a CDS encoding TldD/PmbA family protein — MTEFDAATAAVQAALNAGARYADARVMHRRYESMSARNGEIEELAQDESIGLGVRALVGSSWGFHAVPDLSDAVARDAGRRAARTAAASAGVPGPAVDLVPTGAATASWASPCAVDPLGVPLSSKGDLLVGATRTMAEHGADVAEGLYQIWDTAKWFVSSEGHRIDQRIRECGGGISATSIGDGETQRRSYPSYRGQYGTSGWELVDSLDLAAHAARIAEESRALLTAPLCPAGETDLILGGEQLALQIHESVGHAIELDRILGWEAAFAGTSWLDLAQLGSLRYGSELMNVTIDPTIPGALGSFGYDDEGSPAVRRDAVREGRWVGVLAGRDSAAVAGLDYGGSVRADGWARLPMVRMTNVGLEPGPHTLEEIIAATDDGVLMDINRSWSIDDKRLNFQFGCEIGWEVRKGRRGRMLRNPTYTGIGPLFWRSMDMLSAEIVAWGTPNCGKGQPGQIGHTGHPAAPARFRNVRVGVRA; from the coding sequence ATGACCGAGTTCGACGCGGCGACCGCCGCGGTGCAGGCCGCGCTGAACGCGGGAGCCCGGTACGCCGACGCCCGGGTGATGCACCGCCGCTACGAGTCGATGTCGGCCCGCAACGGTGAGATCGAGGAGCTGGCCCAGGACGAGAGCATCGGTCTGGGCGTACGCGCGCTGGTCGGATCGAGTTGGGGCTTCCACGCCGTACCCGACCTCTCCGACGCCGTGGCCCGCGACGCCGGGCGGCGTGCCGCGCGGACGGCCGCCGCGAGCGCCGGCGTGCCCGGCCCGGCGGTCGACCTGGTGCCCACCGGCGCGGCCACCGCGAGCTGGGCCTCGCCGTGCGCGGTGGACCCGCTCGGCGTCCCGCTGTCCAGCAAGGGTGACCTGCTGGTCGGCGCGACCCGGACGATGGCCGAGCACGGCGCCGACGTGGCCGAGGGGCTCTACCAGATCTGGGACACCGCCAAATGGTTCGTCTCCAGCGAGGGGCACCGGATCGACCAGCGGATCCGGGAGTGCGGCGGTGGCATCTCCGCCACCTCGATCGGCGACGGCGAGACCCAGCGCCGCTCCTATCCCAGCTACCGCGGGCAGTACGGCACCAGCGGCTGGGAACTGGTCGACTCACTCGACCTGGCCGCGCACGCGGCGCGGATCGCCGAGGAGTCCCGGGCGCTGCTCACCGCGCCGCTCTGCCCGGCCGGCGAGACCGACCTGATCCTCGGCGGCGAGCAACTCGCGCTGCAGATCCACGAGTCGGTCGGGCACGCCATCGAGCTGGACCGGATCCTTGGCTGGGAGGCCGCCTTCGCCGGCACCTCCTGGCTCGACCTGGCCCAGCTCGGCTCGCTGCGCTACGGCTCGGAGCTGATGAACGTCACCATCGACCCGACCATCCCCGGGGCGCTCGGCAGCTTCGGCTACGACGACGAGGGCTCGCCGGCGGTGCGCCGGGACGCGGTGCGCGAGGGGCGCTGGGTGGGCGTGCTCGCCGGCCGGGACTCGGCCGCCGTCGCCGGCCTGGACTACGGCGGCAGCGTACGGGCCGACGGCTGGGCCCGGCTGCCGATGGTGCGGATGACCAACGTGGGCCTGGAGCCCGGTCCGCACACCCTGGAGGAGATCATCGCCGCCACCGACGACGGGGTGCTGATGGACATCAACCGCTCCTGGTCCATCGACGACAAACGGCTCAACTTCCAGTTCGGCTGCGAGATCGGCTGGGAGGTCAGGAAGGGCCGGCGTGGGCGGATGCTGCGCAACCCCACCTACACCGGCATCGGCCCGCTGTTCTGGCGGTCGATGGACATGCTCTCCGCCGAGATCGTCGCCTGGGGCACGCCGAACTGCGGCAAGGGCCAGCCCGGCCAGATCGGGCACACCGGCCACCCGGCCGCGCCGGCCCGCTTCCGCAACGTCCGGGTGGGGGTGCGGGCATGA
- a CDS encoding TldD/PmbA family protein, translated as MTASELAELDLAGQVVELVRRLAGPDAQAEAVVTRSDLALTRFANSFIHQNVAESTVGVRLRLHVDGRTAAGSGSLVSADGLRALVERTLAAARLCPPDPGWPGLTPPSPVAAGVAVDEATAYAEPDERAARVRAFVDALGGLEAAGYCRTSHRSRAFANSAGQYAQGRAVEAAMDGIARTGGSDAVARRCADRLADLDGAALGARAAAKARAAAEPVELPPGRYEVVFEPAAVADLLQNLSWFGFNGKRYAERQSFAEPGQAQFDRSVTLVDDPLHGSGLPYDLEGTARRELTLVDAGVTRAVAHDRRSGAGIGASSTGHAAPGGATFGPIPHNIRLLAPSVAGGAPDGAAVAADGPPPATGVAGAVADADTAALVAGVRRGLLVSDLWYTRVLDPKSLVVTGLTRNGVWLVEDGMVTRAVRDLRFTESYPRALGPGAVLGLGRRAVRQPDRVDGVWWEAPPLRLAAWNFTGGASG; from the coding sequence ATGACCGCGTCGGAACTCGCCGAGCTGGACCTCGCCGGGCAGGTGGTGGAGCTGGTCCGTCGACTCGCCGGGCCGGACGCGCAGGCCGAGGCGGTGGTGACCCGCAGCGACCTGGCGCTGACCCGGTTCGCCAACTCGTTCATCCACCAGAACGTCGCCGAGTCCACCGTCGGCGTCCGGCTGCGACTGCACGTCGACGGGCGGACCGCGGCCGGCAGCGGCAGCCTGGTCAGCGCCGACGGGCTGCGCGCGCTGGTCGAGCGCACCCTGGCCGCCGCCCGGCTCTGCCCGCCCGACCCGGGCTGGCCGGGGCTGACCCCGCCGTCGCCGGTGGCGGCCGGCGTCGCCGTCGACGAGGCCACCGCGTACGCCGAGCCGGACGAGCGGGCGGCCCGGGTCCGCGCCTTCGTGGACGCGCTGGGCGGCCTGGAAGCGGCCGGGTACTGCCGCACGTCCCACCGGTCCAGGGCGTTCGCCAACTCCGCCGGCCAGTACGCCCAGGGGCGGGCGGTGGAGGCGGCGATGGACGGGATCGCCCGCACCGGCGGCTCGGACGCGGTGGCGCGCCGCTGCGCGGACCGCCTCGCCGACCTCGACGGCGCCGCCCTCGGTGCCCGGGCGGCGGCCAAGGCGCGCGCCGCGGCCGAGCCGGTGGAGTTGCCCCCGGGCCGCTACGAGGTGGTGTTCGAACCGGCCGCCGTCGCCGACCTGTTGCAGAACCTCTCCTGGTTCGGCTTCAACGGCAAGCGGTACGCCGAGCGGCAGTCCTTCGCGGAGCCGGGCCAGGCGCAGTTCGACCGGTCGGTGACCCTGGTGGACGATCCGCTGCATGGCTCCGGCCTGCCGTACGACCTGGAGGGAACGGCACGGCGGGAGCTGACCCTGGTGGACGCCGGGGTCACCCGCGCGGTGGCGCACGACCGGCGCAGCGGTGCCGGTATCGGCGCCAGCTCCACCGGTCACGCCGCGCCCGGCGGGGCCACCTTCGGCCCGATCCCGCACAACATCCGGCTGCTCGCCCCGTCCGTCGCCGGCGGCGCCCCGGACGGCGCAGCGGTGGCCGCCGACGGCCCGCCGCCCGCGACCGGCGTGGCCGGGGCGGTCGCCGACGCCGACACGGCGGCGCTGGTCGCCGGGGTGCGGCGCGGGCTGCTGGTCAGCGACCTCTGGTACACCCGGGTGCTGGACCCGAAGAGCCTGGTGGTCACCGGGCTGACCCGCAACGGGGTCTGGCTGGTCGAGGACGGCATGGTCACCCGCGCGGTACGCGACCTGCGCTTCACCGAGTCGTACCCGCGGGCGCTCGGCCCGGGCGCGGTGCTCGGCCTGGGCCGCCGGGCGGTGCGCCAGCCGGACCGGGTCGACGGAGTCTGGTGGGAGGCCCCGCCGCTGCGGCTGGCCGCGTGGAACTTCACCGGCGGCGCGTCCGGGTGA
- a CDS encoding ABC transporter ATP-binding protein yields the protein MSARNAPATGDEPLLRVSGLTKHFPVRSGFRNRSAVRAVDGLDFDVRRGETLGLVGESGCGKTTTGRMLVRLLEPTAGTLTFDGRDITHAGRRELRPLRQDLQIIFQDPYASLNPRHTVGRIVAMPLEVNGVKPPGGVKKRVQELLELVGLNPEHYNRYPHEFSGGQRQRIGIARALALRPKLIVADEPVSALDVSIQAQVINLLRDLQRDLDLAFVFIAHDLAVVRHFCQRVAVMYLGKIVEIGDRADIYERPQHPYTRALLSAIPDVTQLGASGRIRLAGDVPTPLDPPSGCRFRTRCWKAQERCATEEPALVPRGGDQATACHFPETGPIGAGPGTTGDGAPPAARDAAGDRGSPAGSDEAGATAEEVTR from the coding sequence GTGAGCGCGAGGAACGCGCCGGCGACCGGCGACGAGCCGCTGCTGCGGGTGAGCGGGCTGACCAAGCACTTCCCGGTGCGCAGCGGGTTCCGCAACCGCAGCGCGGTGCGGGCGGTGGACGGGCTGGACTTCGACGTGCGCCGGGGCGAGACGCTCGGCCTGGTCGGGGAGTCCGGCTGCGGCAAGACCACCACCGGCCGGATGCTGGTGCGGCTGCTGGAGCCGACCGCCGGCACGCTCACCTTCGACGGGCGGGACATCACCCACGCCGGGCGCCGGGAACTGCGGCCGCTGCGGCAGGACCTCCAGATCATCTTCCAGGACCCGTACGCGTCGTTGAACCCGCGGCACACGGTGGGCCGGATCGTGGCCATGCCGCTGGAGGTCAACGGGGTCAAACCGCCGGGTGGGGTGAAGAAGCGGGTCCAGGAGCTGCTGGAACTGGTCGGGCTCAACCCGGAGCACTACAACCGCTATCCGCACGAGTTCTCCGGCGGCCAGCGGCAGCGGATCGGCATCGCCCGCGCGCTCGCGCTGCGGCCCAAGCTGATCGTCGCCGACGAGCCGGTCTCCGCGCTGGACGTGTCGATCCAGGCGCAGGTCATCAACCTGCTCCGCGACCTGCAACGCGACCTGGACCTGGCGTTCGTCTTCATCGCCCACGACTTGGCCGTGGTCCGGCACTTCTGCCAGCGGGTGGCGGTGATGTACCTGGGCAAGATCGTGGAGATCGGCGACCGGGCCGACATCTACGAGCGCCCGCAGCACCCGTACACCCGGGCCCTGCTCTCGGCGATCCCGGACGTCACCCAGCTCGGCGCCTCGGGGCGGATCCGGCTGGCCGGGGACGTCCCGACGCCGCTCGACCCGCCGTCCGGCTGCCGCTTCCGCACCCGCTGCTGGAAGGCGCAGGAGCGGTGCGCGACCGAGGAGCCGGCCCTCGTGCCGCGCGGCGGCGACCAGGCCACCGCCTGCCACTTCCCGGAGACCGGGCCGATCGGCGCCGGCCCGGGGACGACCGGCGACGGCGCCCCGCCGGCGGCGCGCGACGCCGCCGGCGACCGTGGCTCGCCGGCGGGGAGCGACGAGGCCGGCGCGACCGCCGAGGAGGTGACCCGATGA
- a CDS encoding Uma2 family endonuclease, whose product MTVAVFDHEGPWTEEEYLALGETQQRVELFDGSLHVTPAPTPRHQNISGELRSALRGPCREAGLHVLEGVNVRLRPGRIPIPDLVITGPIDFDEVNVEARDVLLVCEIISPSNAATDKVLKMHYYAAAGIEWYLLVEQDNGTLHLYRRQGRHYREISVTKAGERLELTEPVRAMIRPADLLP is encoded by the coding sequence ATGACCGTGGCGGTGTTCGACCACGAAGGCCCGTGGACCGAAGAGGAGTACCTCGCCCTCGGCGAGACGCAGCAACGCGTCGAACTCTTCGACGGGAGCCTTCACGTGACCCCAGCCCCCACCCCCCGGCACCAGAACATCTCCGGTGAACTCCGTTCGGCTCTCCGCGGCCCCTGCCGCGAGGCGGGGCTGCACGTCCTCGAAGGCGTCAACGTCCGCCTCCGGCCCGGTCGCATCCCGATCCCCGATCTGGTGATCACGGGTCCCATCGACTTCGACGAGGTCAACGTCGAAGCGCGCGACGTACTGCTGGTGTGCGAGATCATCTCCCCCAGCAACGCCGCCACGGACAAGGTGCTCAAGATGCACTACTACGCGGCCGCCGGGATCGAGTGGTACCTGCTGGTGGAACAGGACAACGGCACGCTGCACCTGTACCGGCGACAGGGCCGGCACTACCGGGAAATTTCGGTGACAAAGGCCGGTGAGCGCCTCGAGCTCACCGAACCCGTACGAGCGATGATCCGGCCCGCGGATCTGCTGCCCTGA